From a single Oncorhynchus nerka isolate Pitt River linkage group LG11, Oner_Uvic_2.0, whole genome shotgun sequence genomic region:
- the LOC115136634 gene encoding oligodendrocyte-myelin glycoprotein-like isoform X2 produces the protein MSDGLDEDPYRIKTVSFHLALIMLPHAPLACLFLLLLSGVLGGLVLSICPAVCSCSRGHRVVDCSSRHLSQLPPGLQHNIRFLNLSHNSLCGLDDQLSHYAHLRTLDLSYNLLGRFPSGLPRALWDIRAAGNQLRALDKNDTAYHWNLRVLDLSANELERVVFINNTLPSLHALNLSHNRFWTVPTNMPHNLEMVDLAHNYLVQILLGSLDRLPRLRRFYLHANRFSWVPEGVFDRLEGLEFLTLGDNPWACEEEENITRLLLWAKHTRAAVLGCPCYTRPTCGQAHLATPGGEWHFTSHTEPSLGADARELGRGGLTPDRAAVVTSGYLAKSALLEPGTHGDRGSANRSGDQTSFVFISTPLHGLSTRTSTTGQPHSAAKKKNTGSTQSRSHGVHTPILYSVVTWNLLVTVIAFKAF, from the exons atgagtgatgGTCTTGACGAAGATCCATACAGGATCAAAACTGTGTCCTTCCATTT aGCCCTCATTATGCTCCCCCACGCCCCGTTGGCCTGCCTCTTCCTGCTCCTCCTGTCGGGGGTGCTGGGGGGGCTGGTCCTGTCCATCTGCCCCGCCGTGTGCTCCTGCAGCCGGGGCCACCGTGTGGTGGACTGCTCCTCACGGCACCTCTCACAGCTGCCCCCAGGCCTGCAGCACAACATCCGCTTCCTCAACCTCTCACACAACAG CCTTTGTGGTCTGGACGACCAGCTCAGCCACTACGCCCACCTGCGTACCCTGGACCTGTCCTATAACCTCCTGGGTCGCTTCCCCTCCGGCCTGCCCAGGGCCCTCTGGGACATCCGGGCTGCTGGCAACCAGCTCCGAGCCCTGGACAAGAACGACACGGCCTACCATTGGAACCTGCGGGTACTGGACTTGTCAGCCAACGAGCTGGAGAGGGTGGTCTTCATCAACAACACCCTACCCAGCCTACACGCCCTAAACTTGAGTCACAACCGGTTCTGGACCGTGCCCACCAACATGCCTCATAATCTGGAGATGGTGGATTTGGCCCACAACTACCTAGTTCAGATCCTCCTGGGATCATTGGACCGGCTGCCCAGGCTGAGGAGGTTCTACCTGCATGCTAATCGCTTCTCCTGGGTGCCGGAGGGGGTATTTGACCGGTTGGAGGGTCTCGAGTTCTTGACACTTGGGGATAACCCTTGGGCttgtgaagaggaggagaacatCACACGGCTCTTGCTCTGGGCCAAACACACCCGTGCCGCAGTGTTGGGCTGCCCCTGCTACACTAGGCCAACATGTGGGCAAGCCCATCTGGCTACTCCAGGAGGGGAGTGGCACTTTACGTCCCACACAGAGCCTTCGCTGGGGGCTGATGCCAGAGAGCTGGGCCGTGGAGGCCTCACACCGGATAGAGCTGCAGTCGTCACTTCTGGGTACTTGGCTAAGTCTGCGTTGTTGGAGCCTGGGACGCATGGAGACAGAGGGTCTGCCAACCGCTCGGGGGATCAGACATCGTTTGTGTTCATCTCCACCCCCTTGCACGGCCTCTCCACACGCACAAGCACTACAGGGCAGCCGCACTCCGCCGCCAAGAAGAAAAACACAGGAAGCACACAGAGCAGAAGCCACGGAGTCCACACACCAATCCTGTATTCTGTAGTCACCTGGAACCTTCTAGTCACGGTGATTGCCTTCAAAGCCTTCTAA